One window of Alteriqipengyuania lutimaris genomic DNA carries:
- a CDS encoding Smr/MutS family protein, translating to MRRNPPGNLDSHWDRRLKTGEIVPDLSLDLHDHGLDRAYSRLMGGMAQARGMGARTVLVVTGKPRGGDAADRGERRGAIRAKILDWLAASEHGEAIAAIRKAHRRHGGDGALYIVLRRGG from the coding sequence GTGCGTCGAAATCCGCCGGGCAATCTCGATTCGCACTGGGACCGCCGGTTGAAAACGGGCGAGATCGTCCCCGACCTCTCGCTCGACCTGCACGATCACGGGCTCGACCGTGCCTATAGTCGCCTGATGGGCGGAATGGCGCAGGCGCGCGGCATGGGTGCGCGCACCGTACTGGTGGTCACGGGCAAGCCGCGCGGCGGCGATGCGGCGGACCGGGGCGAGCGGCGCGGCGCGATCCGCGCCAAGATTCTCGACTGGCTCGCGGCGAGCGAGCACGGCGAAGCCATCGCGGCAATCCGCAAGGCGCACCGCCGCCACGGGGGCGACGGTGCGCTGTATATCGTGCTGAGACGGGGCGGCTGA
- the ahpC gene encoding alkyl hydroperoxide reductase subunit C produces MGIIGSQITPFKATAFQAGKDFFEVTDEDVKGKWAIFFFYPADFTFVCPTELENLGEQYAMLQKMGVEVYAVSTDTHFSHKAWHDTSEKIGKLKFPFLGDQLHTLSKNFDVLREEMGLADRATFVVDPDGVIQIMEQTCEGVGRNANELARKIKAAQYVRENPGQVCPAAWEEDSETLTPSLDLVGKL; encoded by the coding sequence ATGGGTATCATCGGAAGCCAGATCACACCGTTCAAAGCCACCGCATTCCAGGCCGGCAAGGACTTCTTCGAAGTCACTGACGAGGACGTGAAGGGCAAGTGGGCGATCTTCTTCTTCTACCCCGCCGACTTCACCTTCGTGTGCCCGACCGAGCTGGAAAACCTCGGCGAGCAGTACGCAATGCTCCAGAAGATGGGCGTCGAAGTCTATGCGGTCAGCACCGACACGCATTTCAGCCACAAGGCATGGCACGACACGTCCGAGAAGATCGGCAAGCTGAAGTTCCCGTTCCTCGGCGACCAGCTCCACACGTTGTCGAAGAACTTCGACGTGCTGCGTGAGGAAATGGGCCTCGCCGACCGTGCGACCTTCGTGGTCGATCCCGACGGAGTGATCCAGATCATGGAACAGACCTGCGAAGGCGTGGGCCGCAATGCCAACGAACTCGCCCGCAAGATCAAGGCGGCGCAGTACGTCCGCGAGAACCCGGGCCAGGTCTGCCCGGCCGCGTGGGAAGAAGACAGCGAAACGCTGACCCCCTCGCTCGACCTCGTCGGCAAGCTCTAA
- the mltA gene encoding murein transglycosylase A — protein MFKWMWPLAALMVLSSCVGPGADKPPFDPIETPPPPPVEGALAAGVEPGPAFRSLRIAPADAAAALGAFRTSCDWASQKEDASGLTRPGDWLPTCTAALRWEGDALTFFETYFETARIGSGEAFATGYFEPEILGSRTRRPGYDVPVYRMPDDLVRALPADMPESEREGRPPLGRYDENGDFVSYYTRAEIEDGALAGRGLEIAWAADAVEMFFLQIQGSGLLRLPDGTRMRIGYAGQNGRGYTGIGGLMRERGLLGDGPGQYPGSMQGIVQYLNENPVAGKALMRENESWIFFRELDTSGPLGSLGVPVTRENSVAVDPRFVPYGAPVVLDMDRDVADGMWVAQDTGGAIKGANRFDTFWGNGPGRGGDAREIAGGMSARGNALVLLPKGTVARLNGR, from the coding sequence ATGTTCAAGTGGATGTGGCCCCTCGCGGCCCTGATGGTGCTTTCGAGCTGTGTCGGCCCGGGTGCCGACAAGCCGCCCTTCGATCCGATCGAAACCCCGCCCCCGCCGCCTGTCGAAGGTGCGCTGGCTGCCGGCGTCGAACCGGGCCCCGCCTTCCGCTCGCTCCGGATCGCTCCTGCCGATGCCGCCGCGGCGCTCGGCGCATTCCGCACGAGCTGCGACTGGGCGTCGCAGAAAGAGGATGCGAGCGGCCTGACACGCCCCGGCGACTGGCTGCCCACCTGCACCGCCGCGCTTCGCTGGGAAGGCGATGCGCTGACTTTCTTCGAGACCTATTTTGAAACCGCGCGGATCGGCAGTGGCGAAGCTTTCGCCACCGGCTATTTCGAGCCCGAGATTCTCGGCAGCCGCACGCGCCGCCCGGGCTACGACGTCCCGGTCTACCGCATGCCGGACGATCTGGTGCGCGCCTTGCCTGCCGACATGCCCGAAAGCGAGCGCGAAGGGCGCCCGCCGCTCGGCCGATACGACGAGAACGGCGACTTCGTGTCCTACTACACGCGTGCCGAGATCGAGGATGGCGCGCTCGCCGGGCGCGGCCTCGAAATCGCGTGGGCGGCCGACGCGGTCGAGATGTTCTTCCTCCAGATCCAGGGATCGGGCCTGCTGCGGCTGCCCGACGGCACCCGCATGCGGATCGGCTATGCCGGGCAGAACGGGCGCGGCTACACCGGCATCGGCGGGCTGATGCGCGAGCGCGGCCTGCTGGGCGACGGGCCGGGCCAGTACCCCGGATCGATGCAGGGCATCGTGCAATATCTCAACGAGAACCCCGTGGCGGGCAAGGCGCTGATGCGCGAGAACGAGAGCTGGATCTTCTTCCGCGAGCTGGACACGTCGGGCCCGCTCGGTTCGCTGGGTGTGCCGGTCACGCGCGAGAACAGCGTGGCGGTCGATCCGCGCTTCGTGCCATATGGCGCGCCGGTGGTGCTCGACATGGATCGCGACGTGGCGGACGGCATGTGGGTGGCGCAGGACACCGGCGGCGCGATCAAGGGCGCCAACCGCTTCGACACCTTCTGGGGCAACGGCCCGGGCAGGGGCGGCGATGCGCGCGAGATTGCGGGCGGAATGAGCGCGCGCGGCAATGCGCTGGTGCTGCTGCCCAAGGGGACTGTCGCACGCCTCAACGGGCGATGA
- a CDS encoding methyl-accepting chemotaxis protein, producing the protein MADQIRTRLQFMEFDEAQREKLRTAQPAVRAVIGPALDRFYARAKQTPETAAFFDNQAHMDKAKGAQEKHWAHIARADFDSTYYASARRIGATHARIGLEPRWYVGSYAIVIEELVHGVARRTPFWKRLLAVFNPSAAHDTTMALIKGALLDMELSLSVYFEEASASREAAVAQLDEVLAALSEGDLTRSLSDMPESFAGLEHSFNGALAKIRKMIAAVAEGTSRIDSGVHEIAQASEDLARRTESNASSLEETSAAIMQMDGRLKTTAEASRSTVQRADQTITTVSGGREIADQAVGAMTRVAESTEGIDGVIEGLDKIAFQTRVLAMNAAVEAGRAGEAGRGFAVVADLVSALAMRAEEEAGQAREQLTAIQTDIGTAVGMVKRMDGALSDIAQDVDQVHELLGSMAADNGAQAGTIGEISSAISSMDTSTQQNAAMVEQTSASARNLASEVGALAELTKAFRLDANADGLPAAHIARPQRAMADPVSLHHH; encoded by the coding sequence GTGGCAGATCAGATACGTACCCGTCTCCAGTTCATGGAATTCGACGAAGCGCAGCGCGAAAAGCTGCGAACCGCACAGCCGGCCGTTCGCGCGGTGATCGGACCCGCGCTCGACCGCTTCTACGCCCGCGCGAAGCAGACTCCGGAGACGGCGGCGTTCTTCGACAACCAGGCCCATATGGACAAGGCCAAGGGTGCGCAGGAAAAGCACTGGGCGCATATCGCGCGCGCCGATTTCGACTCGACCTATTACGCGAGCGCGCGCCGGATCGGTGCGACCCACGCACGGATCGGCCTCGAGCCGCGCTGGTATGTCGGCAGCTACGCCATCGTGATCGAGGAACTGGTGCACGGCGTTGCCCGCCGCACACCGTTCTGGAAGCGGCTGCTCGCGGTGTTCAACCCGTCCGCCGCCCATGATACGACGATGGCGCTCATCAAGGGTGCGCTGCTCGACATGGAGCTGTCGCTCTCGGTCTATTTCGAGGAAGCGAGCGCATCGCGCGAAGCGGCCGTCGCACAGCTCGACGAGGTGCTGGCCGCCCTGTCCGAAGGCGATCTCACTCGTTCGCTGTCGGACATGCCCGAGAGTTTTGCGGGCCTCGAACACAGCTTCAACGGCGCGCTTGCCAAGATTCGCAAGATGATTGCGGCAGTGGCCGAAGGAACCAGCAGGATCGACTCGGGCGTCCACGAGATTGCGCAGGCATCCGAAGACCTGGCCCGGCGGACCGAGAGCAATGCGTCGAGCCTGGAGGAAACCTCCGCCGCCATCATGCAGATGGACGGGCGCCTCAAGACCACCGCCGAAGCATCGCGATCGACGGTGCAGCGCGCCGACCAGACGATCACGACCGTTTCCGGCGGGCGCGAGATTGCCGATCAGGCCGTGGGCGCGATGACGCGCGTGGCGGAATCGACCGAAGGTATCGACGGCGTGATCGAGGGTCTCGACAAGATAGCCTTCCAGACCCGGGTTCTCGCCATGAACGCCGCCGTCGAGGCGGGCCGCGCGGGCGAAGCGGGCCGTGGCTTCGCGGTGGTTGCCGACCTCGTCTCCGCCCTCGCCATGCGGGCCGAGGAAGAGGCGGGTCAGGCGCGCGAACAGCTTACCGCGATCCAGACCGACATCGGCACCGCGGTCGGCATGGTGAAACGGATGGACGGCGCCCTGTCCGACATCGCGCAGGATGTGGACCAGGTCCACGAACTGCTGGGCAGCATGGCTGCCGACAATGGCGCGCAGGCCGGTACCATCGGCGAAATCTCGTCCGCGATCAGCAGCATGGACACCTCCACCCAGCAGAACGCCGCGATGGTCGAGCAGACCTCTGCCTCCGCGCGAAACCTCGCCAGCGAGGTCGGTGCACTGGCCGAGCTCACCAAGGCGTTCCGCCTCGATGCAAATGCGGATGGGCTGCCCGCGGCCCATATCGCCCGCCCCCAGCGCGCGATGGCCGACCCCGTTTCGCTGCACCATCACTGA
- a CDS encoding aldehyde dehydrogenase family protein: protein MAAYEKLDRIFVSGEWRNGSGETLTNICPWDESTIFEMPCATADDVDEACRKAAEAQAEWAAMPPSARAAKMLAIGDILEARKGEIADWIVREVGGTQVKAALELMLVTQVTRQEAAALPYMVEGAILPEEIPGKESRAYRQPAGVVALISPWNFPLQLTARTLFPALALGNAVVLKPASDSPVTGGTVFAAICEEAGLPQGLVSVLPGSGSEIGDALIRNPIPSVVSFTGSTPVGRGVGKAALDGDRIKSLELELGGNSPIVVLDDADIDYAVEASVWGKFMHQGQICMIANRIVVEDAVYDEFVEKFVARVKELPVGKRDAADCFIGPVVNRDQFDGIMDMIAKAKDQGANCALGGEPDGLVIPPHVFTDVGEDNCLVANEIFGPVAPIQRARDEEHALELANNTEMGLSSSVFSRDEGRALAFAKRIEAGMTHINDQPVNDSPFAPFGAVKNSGVGRFNGRWAIEAFTTTQWISVQHEKRRFPFSADDLG, encoded by the coding sequence ATGGCGGCTTACGAGAAGCTCGACAGGATTTTCGTTTCGGGCGAATGGCGTAACGGCTCGGGCGAAACGCTCACCAACATCTGCCCGTGGGACGAGAGCACGATTTTCGAAATGCCCTGCGCCACGGCAGACGACGTGGACGAAGCCTGCCGCAAGGCGGCCGAAGCGCAAGCCGAATGGGCGGCCATGCCGCCCTCGGCCCGCGCGGCCAAGATGCTCGCGATCGGCGACATCCTCGAAGCGCGCAAGGGCGAGATCGCGGACTGGATCGTGCGCGAGGTCGGCGGGACGCAGGTGAAGGCCGCGCTCGAACTCATGCTGGTGACGCAGGTCACCCGGCAGGAAGCGGCAGCGCTCCCCTACATGGTCGAAGGCGCGATCCTGCCCGAGGAGATTCCCGGCAAGGAAAGCCGTGCCTACCGCCAGCCGGCAGGCGTGGTCGCGCTGATCAGCCCGTGGAACTTCCCGCTGCAGCTCACCGCGCGCACGCTGTTCCCCGCGCTGGCGCTGGGCAATGCCGTGGTGCTCAAGCCCGCCAGCGATTCGCCGGTCACCGGCGGCACCGTGTTCGCCGCGATCTGCGAGGAAGCGGGCCTGCCCCAGGGGCTGGTGTCGGTCCTGCCCGGCAGCGGATCGGAGATCGGCGATGCACTGATCCGCAACCCCATTCCCTCGGTCGTCAGCTTCACCGGCTCGACGCCCGTCGGTCGCGGGGTCGGCAAGGCGGCGCTCGATGGCGACCGGATCAAGTCGCTCGAGCTCGAACTCGGCGGCAACTCGCCCATCGTCGTGCTCGACGATGCGGATATCGACTATGCGGTCGAGGCGAGTGTGTGGGGCAAGTTCATGCACCAGGGCCAGATCTGCATGATCGCCAACCGCATCGTCGTGGAAGACGCGGTCTACGACGAATTCGTCGAGAAGTTCGTCGCCCGGGTGAAGGAGCTGCCGGTCGGCAAGCGCGATGCGGCGGACTGCTTCATCGGCCCCGTCGTCAACCGCGACCAGTTCGACGGGATCATGGACATGATCGCCAAGGCCAAGGACCAGGGTGCAAACTGCGCACTCGGCGGTGAGCCCGACGGGCTCGTCATCCCGCCCCACGTCTTTACCGATGTTGGCGAAGACAATTGCCTTGTCGCGAACGAGATCTTCGGGCCCGTCGCGCCGATCCAGCGCGCGCGAGACGAAGAGCACGCGCTCGAACTCGCGAACAATACCGAGATGGGCCTGTCGAGTTCGGTTTTCAGCCGCGACGAAGGCCGCGCGCTCGCCTTCGCCAAGCGGATCGAAGCGGGCATGACCCACATCAACGACCAGCCGGTCAACGACAGCCCCTTCGCGCCCTTCGGCGCGGTCAAGAATTCGGGCGTTGGCCGGTTCAACGGACGCTGGGCGATCGAGGCTTTCACCACCACGCAGTGGATCTCGGTCCAGCACGAGAAGCGCCGGTTCCCCTTCAGCGCAGACGACCTGGGCTGA
- a CDS encoding catalase encodes MAKTVPPTTTDAGIRVQSDEHSLTIGRDGPIVLNDHYLIEQMANFNRERIPERQPHAKGSGAFGTWKTTADVSKYTKAKIFQPGAECETAMRFSTVAGERGSPDTWRDPRGFSVKFYTEDGNFDMVGNNTPIFFVRDPMKFQHFIRSQKRRADNGLRDHDMMWDFWTLSPESAHQVTYLMGDRGVPKNWREMNGYSSHTYMLINEDGEKFWVKFHFHTDVGDESGNAHLTQDEAVKKAGEDSDYHRRDLFDAIHEGNFPSWTLKWQIMPYEDAKTYRINPFDLTKTWPHEDYPLIEVGTLTLNENPVDWDTQIEQLAFEPNNMVPGIGLSPDKMLLARGFSYSDAHRARLGVNYKQIPVNAPKNADEVNSYSRAGHMRTQNAVDPVYAPNSYGGPAAQPEVGGEATWYADGDMVREAYTLREDDDDWSQARALVNDVMDDAQRDRFVSNVAGHLADGVSENVLVRAFQYWKNVDETIGQRIEDKVREMIGGKSTAPGLGSARSISGEAAPLSEAAE; translated from the coding sequence ATGGCCAAGACCGTTCCCCCCACCACCACCGATGCCGGTATCCGCGTCCAGAGCGACGAACATTCGCTGACGATCGGGCGCGACGGCCCCATCGTCCTGAACGATCACTATCTGATCGAGCAGATGGCGAACTTCAATCGCGAACGGATTCCCGAGCGCCAGCCGCATGCCAAAGGCTCGGGCGCCTTCGGCACGTGGAAGACCACGGCGGACGTGTCGAAATACACCAAGGCCAAGATCTTCCAGCCGGGCGCCGAGTGCGAGACCGCAATGCGCTTCTCCACCGTGGCGGGTGAGCGCGGCAGCCCCGATACCTGGCGCGATCCGCGCGGCTTCTCGGTCAAGTTCTACACCGAGGACGGCAATTTCGACATGGTCGGCAACAACACGCCGATCTTCTTTGTCCGCGATCCGATGAAGTTCCAGCACTTCATCCGCAGCCAGAAGCGCCGCGCCGACAACGGCCTGCGCGATCACGACATGATGTGGGATTTCTGGACGCTCAGCCCCGAAAGCGCGCACCAGGTCACCTACCTGATGGGCGATCGTGGCGTGCCCAAGAACTGGCGCGAGATGAACGGCTATTCGAGCCACACCTATATGCTGATCAACGAGGATGGCGAGAAGTTCTGGGTCAAGTTCCACTTCCACACCGATGTCGGTGACGAGAGCGGCAACGCCCACCTGACGCAGGACGAAGCGGTGAAAAAGGCGGGCGAGGACAGCGACTACCACCGCCGCGACCTGTTCGACGCGATCCACGAGGGCAACTTCCCGAGCTGGACACTCAAGTGGCAGATCATGCCCTACGAGGATGCCAAGACCTATCGCATCAACCCGTTCGACCTGACCAAGACCTGGCCGCACGAGGATTATCCGCTGATCGAGGTCGGCACGCTGACGCTCAACGAGAACCCCGTCGACTGGGACACACAGATCGAGCAGCTCGCGTTCGAGCCCAACAATATGGTGCCCGGCATCGGCCTGTCGCCCGACAAGATGCTGCTCGCCCGCGGCTTCTCCTATTCCGATGCGCACCGCGCGCGGCTCGGCGTCAATTACAAGCAGATCCCGGTCAATGCGCCGAAGAACGCGGACGAGGTCAATTCCTACAGCCGTGCCGGGCACATGCGAACGCAGAATGCGGTCGACCCGGTCTATGCGCCCAACTCCTACGGCGGGCCCGCTGCGCAGCCCGAAGTGGGCGGCGAAGCGACATGGTACGCCGACGGCGACATGGTGCGCGAGGCCTACACTTTGCGCGAGGACGACGACGACTGGTCGCAGGCCCGCGCGCTCGTAAACGACGTGATGGACGACGCGCAGCGCGACCGCTTCGTCTCCAATGTCGCGGGCCATCTTGCCGACGGCGTCAGCGAGAACGTGCTGGTCCGCGCGTTCCAGTACTGGAAGAACGTCGACGAGACGATCGGCCAGCGGATCGAGGACAAGGTGCGCGAGATGATCGGCGGGAAGTCGACTGCACCCGGCCTCGGCAGCGCCAGGTCGATCTCCGGCGAGGCCGCTCCTCTGAGCGAAGCGGCGGAGTAA
- the katG gene encoding catalase/peroxidase HPI, which produces MDAKTGDMSGGCPFTGDGGVRALLGRTNKDWWPDALDLHILTQGGQTPDPMGEDFDYVEAFNALDYDALKADLKALMTDSQEWWPADYGHYGPFFIRMAWHAAGTYRTGDGRGGASSGQQRFAPLNSWPDNGNLDKARRLLWPIKQKYGKHISWADLFILTGNVAIESMGGPVFGFGGGRKDVYEPENDIYWGSEEEWVDQGVETRIIPDEGKALENPLAAIQMGLIYVNPEGPGGNPDPLQSARDMKETFGRMAMNDEETVALTAGGHAFGKCHGAVPADQLSGSPESEAMQHMGFGWATDAEQIEKGHITTSGLEGAWTPNPTQWGGDYFRLLFKYEYELVKSPAGAQQWQPVDPDPKDMAPDARDPSKKVPTMMTTADMALKMDPDYRKISERFRDDQAALDDAFARAWFKLCHRDMGPKVRYQGPEVPSEDLIWQDPVPAGTQASDSTVSDFKAKVLDSGLSVRELVKAAWASASTYRKSDHRGGANGAHIRMEPMKSWEVNDPEELGKVLAKLDELRGDLSMADAIVIAGSAAVETAAKDAGFDISVPVTTGRGDATEEQTDKESFEPLEPFADGFRNYLKTKASVKTEDMLIDRASLLGLSIPEMTVLVGGMRALGALSKHAKHGNKIGVLTDRPGQLTNDFFVNVLDMGTRWTVVDESGDEEFVGTDRKSGEEKWHATRTDLVFGSNSQLRAVAEVYAETGHEEKFVRDFVAAWTKVMDADRFDLTYAKYH; this is translated from the coding sequence ATGGACGCGAAGACTGGTGATATGAGCGGTGGTTGCCCCTTTACCGGCGACGGCGGCGTGCGGGCGCTTCTGGGACGCACCAACAAGGACTGGTGGCCCGATGCGCTCGACCTGCATATCCTGACGCAAGGCGGGCAGACGCCCGATCCGATGGGCGAGGATTTCGACTATGTCGAAGCCTTCAACGCGCTCGATTACGATGCGCTCAAGGCCGATCTCAAGGCGCTGATGACCGACAGCCAGGAGTGGTGGCCCGCGGATTACGGCCACTACGGCCCGTTCTTCATCCGCATGGCGTGGCACGCGGCGGGCACCTACCGCACAGGCGACGGGCGCGGCGGCGCATCCAGCGGCCAGCAGCGCTTCGCCCCGCTCAATTCTTGGCCCGACAACGGCAACCTCGACAAGGCGCGGCGGCTTCTCTGGCCGATCAAGCAGAAGTACGGCAAGCACATCAGCTGGGCGGACCTGTTCATCCTGACCGGCAATGTCGCGATCGAGAGCATGGGCGGGCCGGTGTTCGGCTTCGGCGGCGGGCGCAAGGACGTCTACGAGCCGGAGAACGACATCTACTGGGGCTCGGAAGAAGAGTGGGTCGACCAGGGCGTCGAGACGCGGATCATTCCCGATGAGGGCAAGGCGCTCGAAAACCCGCTCGCCGCGATCCAGATGGGGCTGATCTACGTCAATCCCGAAGGGCCCGGCGGCAATCCCGACCCGCTCCAGTCGGCGCGCGACATGAAGGAAACCTTCGGCCGCATGGCGATGAACGACGAGGAAACCGTCGCGCTGACCGCGGGCGGCCACGCCTTCGGCAAGTGCCACGGCGCGGTGCCCGCCGACCAGCTGAGCGGATCGCCCGAGAGCGAGGCGATGCAGCACATGGGCTTCGGCTGGGCGACCGATGCCGAGCAGATCGAGAAGGGCCACATCACCACCTCCGGCCTCGAAGGTGCGTGGACGCCCAACCCGACGCAGTGGGGCGGCGACTATTTCCGCCTGCTGTTCAAGTACGAGTACGAACTGGTGAAGAGCCCCGCGGGCGCGCAGCAGTGGCAGCCGGTCGATCCTGATCCCAAAGACATGGCGCCCGACGCGCGCGATCCTTCGAAGAAGGTGCCGACCATGATGACCACCGCCGACATGGCGCTGAAGATGGACCCGGATTATCGCAAGATTTCCGAACGCTTCCGCGACGATCAGGCCGCGCTCGACGATGCCTTTGCGCGTGCATGGTTCAAACTGTGCCACCGCGATATGGGCCCCAAGGTCCGCTACCAGGGCCCCGAAGTGCCCAGCGAAGACCTGATCTGGCAGGACCCGGTCCCCGCCGGTACGCAGGCTTCGGACAGCACGGTTTCGGACTTCAAGGCCAAGGTGCTCGATAGCGGGCTGAGCGTGCGCGAACTCGTGAAGGCGGCGTGGGCCTCGGCCAGCACCTACCGCAAGAGCGACCATCGCGGGGGCGCCAATGGAGCGCACATCCGGATGGAGCCGATGAAGAGCTGGGAAGTCAACGATCCCGAGGAACTCGGCAAGGTTCTCGCCAAGCTCGACGAGCTGCGCGGCGACCTCTCGATGGCCGATGCGATCGTGATCGCCGGGTCCGCCGCGGTCGAGACGGCGGCGAAGGATGCGGGCTTCGACATCTCCGTTCCGGTCACCACCGGGCGCGGCGATGCGACCGAAGAGCAGACCGACAAGGAAAGCTTCGAACCGCTCGAGCCCTTTGCCGACGGCTTCCGCAACTACCTGAAGACCAAGGCGAGCGTGAAGACCGAGGACATGCTGATCGACCGGGCCAGCCTGCTCGGCCTCTCGATCCCCGAGATGACCGTGCTGGTCGGCGGGATGCGCGCGCTGGGTGCGCTCAGCAAGCATGCCAAGCACGGAAATAAGATCGGCGTGCTGACGGATCGCCCCGGCCAGCTGACCAACGATTTCTTCGTCAACGTCCTCGACATGGGTACCAGGTGGACCGTGGTCGACGAGAGCGGAGACGAGGAATTCGTCGGCACCGACCGCAAGTCGGGCGAAGAGAAGTGGCACGCGACGCGGACCGACCTCGTCTTCGGATCGAACTCGCAGCTGCGTGCCGTGGCGGAGGTCTATGCCGAGACCGGGCACGAGGAGAAGTTCGTGCGCGACTTCGTGGCCGCGTGGACCAAGGTGATGGACGCCGACCGCTTCGACCTGACCTACGCCAAATATCACTGA
- the ahpF gene encoding alkyl hydroperoxide reductase subunit F: MLDAQMTDQLKQYLQNLREPVELVASLGDDDTSAKTRELLTEIAALHDMVSVDFDGDHERRPSFIIRRGSDAQKWVRFAGLPMGHEFTSLVLALLWAGGHPPKVEEDVLEDIRRIETDLEFEMFFSLSCHNCPDVVQALTLMALENSRITATLIEGGAYKDEVEARDIMAVPAAFLNGEPFYNGKIELPQILERLDTGSGAKAAAKLNEREPYEVLVIGSGPSGVATAVYTARKGFRTGVAGERFGGQLQDTLGIENLPGTAYTEGPKLSADLDEQVKANEIDKIDLVQAEELIPAKQEGGMHKVRFANGGELSARAIILATGARWRNLGVPGEQDYRNKGVAYCPHCDGPLFKGKRIAVIGGGNSGVEAAIDLAKIVDHVTLIEFDTQLRADAVLVKKLESLDNVEIVTNGQTTEITGDGSRVNGLVVKDRDSGEERTIELAGVFVQIGLVPNTEWLKDSGLELSKHGEIVTDERGATNLPGIFGAGDATTVPYKQIVVAMGQGAEAGLSAFDYLIRTEPADEIAQAA, from the coding sequence ATGCTCGACGCCCAGATGACCGATCAGCTGAAGCAGTACCTGCAGAACCTGCGCGAGCCGGTGGAGCTCGTCGCATCGCTCGGCGATGACGACACCTCGGCCAAGACGCGCGAGCTGCTGACGGAGATCGCGGCGCTGCACGACATGGTCAGCGTCGATTTCGACGGCGATCACGAACGCCGCCCCAGCTTCATCATCCGCCGCGGCAGCGATGCACAGAAGTGGGTTCGCTTCGCCGGCCTGCCGATGGGCCACGAGTTCACCTCGCTGGTGCTCGCGCTGCTGTGGGCGGGCGGGCATCCGCCGAAGGTTGAGGAAGACGTGCTCGAGGACATCCGCCGGATCGAGACGGATCTGGAGTTCGAGATGTTCTTCTCGCTCTCGTGCCACAATTGCCCCGACGTCGTTCAGGCGCTCACCCTGATGGCGCTGGAGAACAGCCGCATCACCGCGACGCTGATCGAGGGCGGCGCCTACAAGGACGAGGTCGAGGCGCGCGACATCATGGCCGTGCCCGCGGCCTTCCTCAACGGCGAGCCTTTCTACAACGGCAAGATCGAACTGCCGCAGATCCTCGAACGGCTCGATACCGGATCGGGCGCGAAGGCTGCGGCCAAGCTCAACGAGCGTGAGCCCTACGAAGTGCTCGTGATCGGCAGTGGCCCCTCGGGCGTCGCGACCGCGGTCTACACCGCCCGCAAGGGCTTCCGCACCGGCGTTGCGGGCGAACGCTTTGGCGGGCAGTTGCAGGACACGCTCGGGATCGAGAACCTGCCCGGCACCGCCTATACCGAAGGCCCCAAGCTTTCCGCCGACCTCGACGAGCAGGTGAAGGCCAACGAGATCGACAAGATCGACCTCGTCCAGGCCGAAGAGCTTATTCCGGCCAAGCAGGAAGGCGGGATGCACAAGGTGCGCTTCGCCAATGGCGGCGAATTGTCGGCGCGGGCGATCATCCTCGCGACCGGTGCGCGCTGGCGCAATCTGGGCGTGCCGGGCGAGCAGGACTATCGCAACAAGGGCGTGGCCTACTGCCCGCACTGCGACGGGCCGCTGTTCAAGGGCAAGCGGATTGCGGTGATCGGCGGCGGCAACTCGGGCGTCGAGGCTGCGATCGACCTCGCCAAGATCGTCGACCACGTCACGCTGATCGAATTCGACACGCAGCTGCGCGCCGATGCAGTGCTGGTGAAGAAGCTCGAGAGCCTCGACAATGTCGAGATCGTGACCAACGGCCAGACGACCGAGATCACCGGCGACGGAAGCCGCGTGAACGGCCTGGTTGTGAAGGACCGCGACAGCGGTGAAGAACGTACGATCGAACTCGCCGGCGTGTTCGTGCAGATCGGCCTCGTCCCCAACACCGAATGGCTGAAGGACTCCGGGCTCGAACTGTCGAAGCACGGCGAGATCGTCACCGACGAGCGCGGCGCGACCAACCTGCCCGGCATTTTCGGCGCGGGCGATGCGACGACCGTGCCCTACAAGCAGATCGTGGTCGCAATGGGCCAGGGCGCCGAAGCGGGCCTTTCCGCTTTCGACTACCTCATCCGCACCGAACCGGCGGACGAGATCGCGCAAGCCGCCTGA